One genomic segment of Burkholderia multivorans ATCC BAA-247 includes these proteins:
- a CDS encoding SDR family NAD(P)-dependent oxidoreductase translates to MSQVHRGTAVVTGASSGIGAIYADRLARRGYDLILVARSRTRLDALAQRITSDTRRGVEVIEADLNDRAALTVVEAKLKQDASITLLVNNAGIGTHTPLLESDVDAMTRMIDLNVTALTRLTYAAVPGFVARGHGAVINIASIVALSPETLNGVYGGSKAFVLAFTQSLHHELADKGVQVQAVLPGATATEFWQTGGLPIEHLPKSIVMSASDMVDAALVGFERRELVTIPSLHAGEQWDAYDAARRAMAPHLSSDTPAPRYAAAR, encoded by the coding sequence ATGAGTCAAGTTCATCGCGGTACCGCCGTCGTCACCGGCGCATCGTCCGGCATCGGCGCGATCTATGCGGACCGGCTCGCGCGCCGCGGCTACGATCTGATCCTCGTCGCGCGCAGCCGCACGCGGCTCGACGCGCTCGCGCAGCGGATCACGAGCGACACGCGACGCGGCGTCGAAGTGATCGAGGCCGACCTGAACGACCGCGCTGCGCTCACCGTCGTCGAAGCGAAGCTGAAGCAGGATGCGAGCATCACGCTGCTCGTCAACAATGCGGGCATCGGCACGCATACGCCGCTGCTCGAGAGCGACGTCGACGCGATGACGCGGATGATCGACCTGAACGTCACCGCGCTCACGCGCCTCACGTACGCGGCAGTGCCGGGCTTCGTCGCGCGCGGGCATGGCGCGGTGATCAATATCGCGTCGATCGTCGCGCTGTCGCCGGAAACGCTGAACGGCGTGTACGGCGGCAGCAAGGCGTTCGTGCTCGCGTTCACGCAGTCGCTGCATCACGAACTCGCGGACAAGGGCGTGCAGGTGCAGGCCGTACTGCCCGGTGCGACCGCGACCGAGTTCTGGCAGACGGGCGGCCTGCCGATCGAACATCTGCCGAAGTCGATCGTGATGTCCGCGTCCGATATGGTCGACGCGGCGCTGGTCGGCTTCGAGCGGCGCGAACTCGTGACGATTCCGTCGCTGCACGCGGGCGAGCAATGGGACGCTTACGACGCGGCGCGCCGTGCGATGGCGCCGCACCTGTCGTCCGACACACCGGCGCCGCGCTACGCCGCCGCGCGCTGA
- a CDS encoding MFS transporter — protein MSSPLQADAARTVAPGAAADDALYRRIGTRIVPFLFVCYIVSILDRSNIGFAQLQMREDLGLTDAMYSLGAVLFFVGYVLFEVPSNALLRRFGARRTFARIMFLWGSVSVAMIAVDSAKHFYVLRFLLGVFEAGFFPGVVFYLTYWYPARRRASVLSVFYAGVAVAGMIGGLLSGWIMRGMSGVLGLHGWQWMFAIEGAPAVVLGVIAWFWLCDRPEHARWLSDDDRQRLAADLAADRAAAPAGGARSLRQVLAEPRTYLFAFIYFSLTTALLMLLFWMPLMIREFGIRDVVQISLLSIVPNAIGAAGLIAIARRSDRRRERRRHFAACALGGAVALALLTLHLPNLVAMMALLSIAAMLIFAAHPVFWAVPSAYFSGAGAAGAIALISSIGVSSGMITPWIVGVIRTKTGSMDPAMLMIAALLAACAVAMLIGVRAAPQGSADARGSAAV, from the coding sequence ATGTCATCGCCCCTTCAAGCGGACGCCGCGCGCACCGTCGCGCCCGGCGCCGCCGCCGACGATGCGCTGTACCGCCGCATCGGCACGCGTATCGTGCCGTTCCTGTTCGTCTGCTACATCGTGTCGATCCTCGATCGCAGCAACATCGGTTTCGCGCAGTTGCAGATGCGTGAGGATCTCGGGCTGACCGATGCGATGTACAGCCTCGGCGCGGTGCTGTTCTTCGTCGGCTACGTGCTGTTCGAAGTGCCGAGCAACGCGCTGCTGCGCCGCTTCGGGGCGCGGCGCACGTTCGCGCGGATCATGTTTCTGTGGGGCAGCGTATCGGTCGCGATGATCGCGGTCGACAGCGCGAAGCACTTCTATGTGTTGCGTTTCCTGCTCGGCGTGTTCGAGGCCGGCTTCTTTCCCGGCGTCGTGTTCTATCTGACGTACTGGTATCCGGCGCGGCGACGCGCGTCGGTGCTGTCCGTGTTCTATGCGGGCGTCGCCGTGGCCGGCATGATCGGCGGGCTGTTGTCGGGCTGGATCATGCGCGGGATGTCGGGTGTGCTCGGCTTGCACGGCTGGCAATGGATGTTCGCGATCGAGGGCGCGCCCGCGGTCGTGCTCGGCGTGATCGCGTGGTTCTGGCTGTGCGACCGGCCCGAGCACGCGCGCTGGCTGTCCGACGACGACCGGCAGCGGCTCGCCGCCGATCTCGCCGCCGACCGCGCGGCCGCGCCGGCCGGCGGCGCGCGTTCGCTGCGACAGGTCCTCGCGGAGCCGCGCACGTATCTGTTCGCGTTCATCTACTTCTCGCTGACGACCGCACTGCTGATGCTGCTGTTCTGGATGCCGCTGATGATTCGCGAATTCGGCATCCGCGACGTCGTGCAGATCAGCCTGCTGTCGATCGTGCCGAACGCGATCGGCGCGGCCGGCCTGATCGCGATCGCGCGACGCTCGGACCGGCGGCGCGAGCGGCGCCGGCATTTCGCCGCCTGCGCGCTCGGCGGTGCGGTCGCGCTCGCGCTGCTGACGCTGCACCTGCCGAACCTCGTCGCGATGATGGCGCTGCTGTCGATTGCCGCGATGCTGATCTTCGCCGCGCATCCGGTGTTCTGGGCCGTGCCGTCCGCGTACTTCTCGGGCGCCGGCGCGGCGGGCGCGATCGCGCTGATCAGCAGCATCGGCGTGTCGAGCGGGATGATCACGCCGTGGATCGTCGGTGTGATCCGCACGAAGACGGGCAGCATGGATCCGGCGATGCTGATGATCGCCGCGTTGCTCGCCGCCTGCGCCGTGGCGATGCTGATCGGTGTGCGCGCCGCGCCACAGGGCAGCGCGGACGCGCGCGGCTCGGCGGCCGTTTGA